One stretch of Deltaproteobacteria bacterium GWA2_45_12 DNA includes these proteins:
- a CDS encoding 50S ribosomal protein L20, with translation MSRATNRIASRNRRKKILKKAKGYRGGQSKLFRTAVEKVARGLQFAFRDRRVKKRDFRALWITRIGIAAKENGLSYSKFISGLKKAQVNLDRKILADLAVNSPKSFAEVVSLAKSKLAA, from the coding sequence ATGTCTCGAGCAACAAACAGGATTGCTTCACGCAATCGAAGAAAAAAAATATTGAAAAAAGCAAAAGGCTATCGCGGTGGCCAATCAAAGCTTTTCCGTACCGCTGTTGAAAAAGTGGCGAGAGGTTTGCAGTTTGCTTTCCGTGATCGCCGTGTTAAAAAACGCGATTTTCGTGCCTTGTGGATTACGCGTATCGGCATTGCTGCCAAAGAAAATGGATTATCCTATTCAAAATTCATTTCGGGCCTGAAAAAAGCCCAGGTGAATCTGGATCGAAAAATCCTGGCTGATTTAGCGGTGAATAGTCCAAAAAGCTTTGCTGAGGTTGTCAGTTTGGCCAAAAGTAAATTGGCCGCTTAA